One Streptomyces sp. NBC_00223 genomic window carries:
- a CDS encoding Uma2 family endonuclease — MDPQHFALLEEARRSLPEGFKAEISGDSIVMMVGPSGIHQRNLLVVRRQFDAHSPGDLVPSENTDLVSPGVGKSRNPDLTYLPADVLETTDNQVPAETAVIAVELVSPSNPENDWVGKVRDYPIMGIPLYLVVDARLKTVTLFSLPDGRKYHRREDADFGEKLSIPQPFDFDLDTAALLPYS; from the coding sequence ATGGACCCGCAGCACTTCGCACTCCTCGAAGAGGCCCGCAGGAGTCTGCCGGAGGGGTTCAAGGCAGAGATCTCGGGCGACAGCATCGTCATGATGGTCGGCCCCTCCGGTATCCATCAGCGCAATCTCCTGGTGGTCAGGCGCCAGTTCGACGCGCACAGCCCGGGTGACCTGGTGCCGAGCGAGAACACCGACCTCGTCTCTCCCGGCGTGGGCAAGAGCCGTAATCCTGACCTGACGTACCTGCCGGCTGACGTCCTGGAGACCACGGACAACCAGGTCCCGGCGGAGACCGCGGTCATCGCTGTCGAGTTGGTCTCGCCCTCGAACCCCGAGAACGACTGGGTGGGCAAGGTCAGGGACTACCCCATCATGGGAATCCCGCTGTACCTGGTGGTCGATGCCAGGCTGAAGACCGTCACTCTCTTCAGCCTCCCCGACGGCAGGAAGTATCACCGCCGCGAGGACGCCGACTTCGGTGAAAAGCTGAGCATCCCCCAGCCGTTCGACTTCGACTTGGACACCGCGGCGCTGCTGCCCTACTCCTGA
- a CDS encoding SDR family NAD(P)-dependent oxidoreductase has product METTPNPRPRIAVVTGANRGLGYALASKLAHQGLTVVLTARRLSDAEAAVATLMDDNVHVRPGELDIVAPASVNRLFSDIEREYGRLDVLINNAAIAIDRGQKPSQADIETVAATLDVNVLGTWRCCKQAVRLMRKGGYGRITNVSSHMGSLAGTHDPGSAAYRVSKTAVNELTRIFAAETRGENILVNSASPGTVETRMSYGTSRYTAAEAAEEMLWLSLLPDDGPTGGFFHGRETLDW; this is encoded by the coding sequence GTGGAGACCACCCCCAACCCCCGGCCCCGTATCGCCGTCGTCACCGGAGCAAACCGCGGCCTGGGGTACGCCCTGGCCTCCAAGCTCGCCCATCAGGGCCTGACCGTCGTCCTCACCGCACGCCGCCTTTCCGACGCCGAGGCCGCCGTTGCCACGTTGATGGACGACAACGTGCATGTCCGCCCCGGCGAACTGGACATCGTCGCTCCCGCCAGCGTCAATCGTCTGTTCTCCGACATCGAACGGGAATACGGCCGGCTGGATGTACTGATCAACAACGCTGCCATTGCCATCGATCGCGGTCAGAAACCCTCGCAGGCCGACATCGAAACCGTCGCGGCCACCCTGGACGTCAATGTGCTGGGCACCTGGCGGTGCTGCAAACAGGCCGTCCGGCTCATGCGCAAGGGCGGATACGGGCGGATCACGAACGTCAGCAGTCACATGGGCAGCCTGGCCGGGACCCACGATCCGGGTAGCGCCGCCTACCGTGTCTCCAAGACCGCCGTGAACGAGCTCACCCGGATCTTCGCAGCCGAGACCCGAGGCGAGAACATCCTCGTCAACTCCGCATCACCGGGCACGGTCGAGACCCGTATGAGCTACGGCACCTCTCGCTATACCGCCGCAGAGGCCGCCGAGGAGATGCTGTGGCTCAGCCTGCTACCCGACGACGGGCCCACCGGCGGCTTCTTCCACGGCCGCGAAACCCTGGACTGGTGA
- a CDS encoding carbohydrate ABC transporter permease: MAWAILIAAVLVTVFPFYWMLRTALTPSADLFSDAGSLWPRHPTLINFERVLGMTSPEEARAAGGSGAQINFLWYTLNSVIYSGVIAIVQTFFCAMAGYAFARLRFPGRDLIFGVLVAALMVPPIFTLLPNFALVKNLGLMNTFAGLVAPSVLMTPFAVFFLRQFFLSIPKEVEEAAVLDGVNRWGAFWRIIVPMSRGPLITIGLTTTVWAWKDFLWPLLVGRAEDTRVLTVALGVFLQQSPNTQPDWTGLMAGSTLSVLPVLILLIFLGKRLVQSLNFTGIK; encoded by the coding sequence ATGGCGTGGGCGATCCTGATCGCCGCGGTGCTGGTGACCGTCTTCCCGTTCTACTGGATGCTGCGCACCGCGCTGACACCGTCGGCGGACCTCTTCTCCGACGCCGGATCGCTGTGGCCGCGCCACCCCACACTGATCAACTTCGAACGGGTGCTGGGGATGACCAGCCCGGAGGAGGCCCGTGCCGCCGGCGGCTCCGGCGCGCAGATCAACTTCCTCTGGTACACGCTGAACTCGGTCATCTACAGCGGGGTGATCGCGATCGTGCAGACCTTCTTCTGCGCGATGGCCGGCTACGCGTTCGCCCGGCTGCGGTTCCCCGGCCGTGACCTGATCTTCGGCGTACTGGTCGCCGCGCTGATGGTCCCGCCGATCTTCACGCTGCTGCCCAACTTCGCGCTCGTCAAGAACCTCGGCCTGATGAACACCTTCGCCGGACTCGTCGCGCCGAGCGTGCTGATGACGCCGTTCGCGGTGTTCTTCCTGCGCCAGTTCTTCCTGTCCATCCCCAAGGAGGTGGAGGAGGCGGCCGTGCTCGACGGCGTGAACCGGTGGGGCGCGTTCTGGCGCATCATCGTGCCGATGAGCCGGGGCCCGCTCATCACCATCGGGCTGACCACCACCGTCTGGGCGTGGAAGGACTTCCTCTGGCCGCTGCTGGTCGGCCGGGCGGAGGACACCCGCGTACTCACCGTCGCCCTCGGGGTGTTCCTCCAGCAGTCGCCCAACACCCAGCCGGACTGGACCGGTCTGATGGCCGGCTCGACGCTGTCCGTCCTGCCGGTCCTGATCCTGCTGATCTTCCTGGGGAAGCGGCTGGTCCAGTCGCTCAACTTCACCGGAATCAAGTAA
- a CDS encoding DUF4209 domain-containing protein, translating to MALAHEWHDGTIAALKMALDEGLDQHETAARMIALLGPEPQAHAASVVRALQYHPVPRPHLKDPGSRIYAPMFEIGGSCHPEPLGEATEETLSAWADALDLLAAYPLVVARLADLLWLRRFGTKPYVYAQAAQQALRALWAYPSIAEVYRADCLTRALDITAEAGMKKHTVETVGELVSAAKQVLVNPEPMPGPCLRLLTRLAALSAKQRPVELAGLLDAAGTAFSADPFNLDAVMQLRLQLAGADPEARRTVATDIVELWERAAEDAAAPLVAIRHLEQALAVARTVGLREDTQRLLVRLQEISRGDQGLVEFSAEVNLPSEHVEAFIGQFLAGDDPRAWLARFGSYCPVQADRDAVAEQVRAAMRESPIYYLTTLVKLNVQGLPVKILSGDDARFAQAVIDHDTRGITFWGVFAAEILGRILADPRTTPEAIAGFLTEGIFDEQVSDGLVRAFGHFAAGWYEEALLCAVPRLETALRSASMELGLVVYTEPAAARNGLGTFVGLGELLAGLKGLTPDAERAYLTLLLSDPLSLNLRNSALHGLMQQVSKQDAALALHAAATVALWHRTTTNEGGASPAES from the coding sequence ATGGCGCTGGCGCACGAGTGGCACGACGGGACGATCGCCGCACTGAAGATGGCCCTTGACGAGGGTCTGGATCAGCACGAGACGGCTGCGCGCATGATCGCGCTACTCGGACCCGAACCGCAGGCGCACGCCGCCTCCGTCGTTCGAGCGTTGCAGTACCACCCAGTGCCACGACCGCATCTCAAGGATCCGGGTTCGCGAATCTACGCTCCGATGTTCGAGATCGGTGGAAGCTGCCATCCTGAGCCGCTGGGTGAGGCGACGGAGGAAACGCTCTCGGCCTGGGCGGACGCCCTTGATCTTCTTGCCGCATACCCGCTGGTGGTCGCACGGCTCGCGGATCTGCTGTGGTTGCGCCGGTTTGGTACCAAGCCGTACGTGTACGCCCAGGCCGCACAGCAGGCTCTGCGCGCACTGTGGGCCTACCCGAGTATCGCGGAAGTGTATCGAGCAGACTGTCTGACTCGTGCGCTTGACATCACCGCCGAGGCGGGGATGAAGAAGCATACTGTCGAGACCGTTGGAGAGCTCGTTTCAGCGGCGAAGCAAGTCCTGGTGAATCCCGAACCGATGCCGGGACCGTGCCTGCGGCTACTGACCCGGTTGGCCGCGCTTTCGGCCAAGCAACGTCCCGTGGAGCTGGCTGGCCTCCTAGACGCCGCCGGTACTGCGTTCAGCGCGGATCCCTTCAACCTCGATGCGGTCATGCAGTTGCGCCTGCAGTTGGCAGGGGCAGATCCCGAGGCGCGCCGGACCGTCGCCACCGACATCGTGGAGTTGTGGGAGCGGGCAGCGGAAGACGCCGCCGCGCCGCTGGTCGCGATTCGCCACCTTGAGCAGGCCCTGGCGGTGGCGCGCACCGTGGGTCTACGCGAGGACACGCAGCGCCTGCTGGTGCGCTTGCAGGAAATTAGCCGCGGCGACCAGGGTCTCGTCGAGTTCTCCGCAGAGGTAAACCTTCCGTCCGAGCACGTTGAGGCGTTCATTGGCCAGTTCCTCGCGGGAGACGATCCACGCGCATGGCTCGCCAGGTTCGGCAGCTACTGCCCTGTCCAGGCCGATCGCGATGCAGTCGCCGAGCAGGTGCGCGCCGCGATGCGCGAATCGCCGATTTACTATCTGACCACGCTCGTCAAGCTCAACGTGCAGGGACTGCCCGTCAAGATCCTCTCCGGAGACGACGCTCGCTTCGCCCAGGCTGTCATCGATCACGACACGCGCGGCATCACGTTTTGGGGCGTGTTCGCAGCCGAGATCCTCGGCCGGATCCTGGCCGACCCCCGGACGACGCCGGAAGCGATTGCTGGCTTCCTGACCGAGGGTATATTCGACGAACAGGTCTCCGACGGCCTGGTGCGCGCCTTCGGCCACTTTGCCGCAGGCTGGTATGAAGAGGCACTCCTGTGCGCCGTTCCGCGCCTGGAAACGGCGCTTCGGTCAGCGTCGATGGAACTGGGCTTGGTCGTCTACACGGAACCGGCCGCCGCGCGAAACGGCCTGGGAACCTTCGTCGGCCTCGGCGAATTGCTTGCCGGACTCAAGGGGCTTACACCGGATGCCGAGCGGGCCTACCTTACGCTGCTGCTGTCGGACCCGTTGAGCCTGAACCTGCGCAACAGTGCGCTGCACGGTCTCATGCAGCAGGTATCCAAGCAGGACGCCGCGCTCGCGCTGCACGCTGCCGCCACTGTCGCCTTGTGGCACAGGACCACCACCAACGAGGGCGGCGCGAGCCCAGCAGAGAGCTGA
- a CDS encoding ABC transporter substrate-binding protein: MRHSAQVAAATLVAVALVGTMASCSGKNSDSASDGKVTVNYWLWDDNQTASYQECADAFHTANPNITVKITQTAWAQYWQNLTTQLASGDAPDVWTDHVSYYPQLVSNNQILDIQPYVERDKVDLAQYQSGLADLFVKDGKRYGLPKDWDTMALVYNTDLLSKQGVDTAALSDLTWNPKDGGTLEQVIAKATVDKNGHNGLDPAFDKNNVKVFGFLPEWADGSQGQNGWGDFAVSDGFTFLDKNPWGSHYNYDDPKLADTIDWYKQLIAKGYTPKFDKQSTLGRDAVMDAGQGAITITGSWTINSYLSATAKQKYAFAPLPTGPAGRKTAINGLSDAIFAGTKHKEQAWQWVKFLGSSACQDLVAKNAVVFPAIKEASAKSLAAHQAKGQDVHVFTDEAAAPDGTFFLPVTDHGNEISQAVQDAVQSAILGQSDAASALKKANDTVNAMFK, encoded by the coding sequence ATGAGACATTCCGCGCAGGTCGCGGCGGCCACGCTGGTCGCCGTCGCGCTCGTCGGCACCATGGCCTCGTGCAGCGGCAAGAACTCCGACAGCGCGTCCGACGGCAAGGTGACCGTCAACTACTGGCTGTGGGACGACAACCAGACCGCCTCCTACCAGGAGTGCGCGGACGCCTTCCACACCGCGAACCCGAACATCACGGTCAAGATCACCCAGACGGCGTGGGCCCAGTACTGGCAGAACCTGACCACCCAGCTCGCCTCCGGAGACGCCCCCGACGTCTGGACCGACCACGTCTCCTACTATCCGCAGCTCGTCAGCAACAACCAGATCCTCGACATCCAGCCCTACGTCGAGCGGGACAAGGTCGACCTGGCGCAGTACCAGAGCGGCCTCGCCGACCTGTTCGTCAAGGACGGCAAGCGCTACGGCCTGCCGAAGGACTGGGACACGATGGCCCTGGTCTACAACACCGACCTGCTGTCCAAGCAGGGCGTCGACACGGCCGCGCTGTCCGACCTGACGTGGAACCCGAAGGACGGCGGCACCCTGGAGCAGGTCATCGCCAAGGCCACCGTCGACAAGAACGGCCACAACGGCCTGGACCCGGCCTTCGACAAGAACAACGTCAAGGTCTTCGGCTTCCTGCCCGAGTGGGCCGACGGTTCGCAGGGCCAGAACGGCTGGGGCGACTTCGCGGTGAGCGACGGCTTCACCTTCCTGGACAAGAACCCGTGGGGCAGCCACTACAACTACGACGACCCCAAGCTCGCCGACACGATCGACTGGTACAAGCAGCTGATCGCCAAGGGCTACACGCCGAAGTTCGACAAGCAGTCCACCCTCGGCCGTGACGCCGTGATGGACGCAGGACAGGGCGCGATCACCATCACCGGCTCATGGACGATCAACTCGTATCTGTCGGCGACCGCGAAGCAGAAGTACGCGTTCGCGCCACTGCCCACCGGCCCGGCCGGCCGCAAGACCGCGATCAACGGGCTGTCCGACGCGATCTTCGCCGGCACCAAGCACAAGGAACAGGCCTGGCAGTGGGTCAAGTTCCTCGGCTCCAGCGCCTGCCAGGACCTCGTCGCCAAGAACGCCGTCGTCTTCCCGGCGATCAAGGAGGCCAGCGCCAAGTCCCTCGCCGCGCACCAGGCCAAGGGCCAGGACGTGCATGTCTTCACCGACGAGGCCGCGGCGCCCGACGGCACCTTCTTCCTGCCGGTCACCGATCACGGCAACGAGATCAGCCAGGCCGTCCAGGACGCCGTCCAGTCGGCCATCCTCGGCCAGAGCGACGCCGCCTCCGCGCTGAAGAAGGCGAACGACACGGTCAACGCGATGTTCAAGTAG
- a CDS encoding ROK family transcriptional regulator, with protein sequence MAATGTDLNRLRELNSLSIVRALRGNPPSTVTELAARTGLSRPSADVIVQALVADGWAAVVEPSGNSIVGRPARRYQFRADTGHVLGIDVGGHKILAMIADLDGTVVHSTRIAVAPEADPATRLAAMDTVIADCLAGAGMSGDDLWAVTVGVTGPVDATGRTTLFTPLPGWTSVNPAEHLGARFAAPIRVENDCKLAAVAERWHGVARDADDIVYLLAGMRTGAGLIIDGTLRRGYGGAAGEIGALRQVRWLDAPAHLQNCPGLPETVAPDDAAGWVFSAARAGDKAARTAVRRYVRDLAVGTAALVLTLDPQIVVVGGGYSRSADILLEPLERELQRLCLRVPEIRASTLGDEGVALGALRLALDEVDNRLFGTGLSAPLPPRRQ encoded by the coding sequence ATGGCAGCCACCGGTACCGACCTGAACCGGCTCCGCGAACTCAACTCGCTGAGCATCGTTCGGGCGCTGCGGGGCAATCCACCATCGACGGTCACCGAACTCGCCGCCCGTACCGGACTGTCCCGTCCGTCCGCCGATGTCATCGTCCAGGCACTCGTCGCGGACGGCTGGGCCGCCGTCGTCGAACCGAGCGGGAACAGCATCGTCGGAAGGCCGGCCCGCCGCTACCAGTTCCGCGCGGACACCGGTCATGTCCTCGGTATCGACGTCGGCGGCCACAAGATCCTGGCCATGATCGCCGACCTCGACGGCACCGTCGTCCACAGCACCCGTATCGCGGTCGCCCCGGAGGCCGACCCGGCGACCCGGCTGGCGGCGATGGACACCGTCATCGCGGACTGCCTGGCCGGGGCCGGGATGAGCGGCGACGACCTGTGGGCCGTCACCGTGGGCGTCACCGGTCCCGTCGACGCGACCGGCCGCACCACCTTGTTCACGCCCCTGCCCGGATGGACGAGCGTCAACCCGGCGGAGCACCTCGGCGCCCGGTTCGCGGCGCCGATCCGGGTCGAGAACGACTGCAAGCTCGCCGCCGTCGCCGAGCGCTGGCACGGTGTGGCCCGCGACGCCGACGACATCGTCTACCTGCTGGCGGGCATGCGTACGGGCGCCGGACTGATCATCGACGGCACCCTGCGGCGCGGCTACGGCGGCGCCGCCGGCGAGATCGGCGCCCTGCGCCAGGTCCGCTGGCTCGACGCCCCCGCCCATCTCCAGAACTGCCCCGGCCTGCCGGAGACCGTCGCCCCCGACGACGCCGCCGGCTGGGTGTTCTCCGCCGCCCGCGCCGGCGACAAGGCGGCCAGGACCGCGGTCCGCCGCTACGTACGCGATCTCGCGGTCGGCACGGCGGCGCTGGTGCTCACACTCGACCCGCAGATCGTGGTCGTCGGCGGCGGGTACTCCCGGTCCGCGGACATCCTCCTCGAACCTCTGGAACGCGAGCTTCAGCGGCTGTGCCTGCGGGTGCCCGAGATCCGCGCGTCGACCCTCGGCGACGAGGGGGTCGCCCTCGGCGCTCTCCGTCTCGCCCTCGACGAGGTCGACAACCGCCTCTTCGGCACGGGCCTCTCCGCCCCCCTCCCCCCACGCCGCCAGTAA
- a CDS encoding MazG nucleotide pyrophosphohydrolase domain-containing protein: MDIASAQRLAWENKSLKGFNTTDTALEFGLLTAEVGEAFTAWRKGLPDLGEELADVLLYVVALAEMNGVDLDSEVARKIV, from the coding sequence GTGGACATCGCATCCGCCCAGAGGCTCGCCTGGGAGAACAAGAGCCTCAAGGGGTTCAACACCACGGATACGGCTTTGGAGTTCGGGCTCCTGACCGCTGAGGTCGGCGAGGCGTTCACTGCCTGGCGAAAGGGTCTGCCCGACCTCGGGGAGGAACTGGCCGACGTGCTGCTCTACGTCGTGGCCCTGGCGGAGATGAACGGCGTGGACCTCGACTCCGAAGTCGCCCGGAAGATCGTGTAG
- a CDS encoding glycoside hydrolase family 36 protein encodes MALLVELAGRTFALELGGPGAPQPVEGGVVLPPGRAAVLHNLGDSLFYRHGQNSWSPCGWRHLSEPPLRIADPRRRVTADDPRWDDPYRHHSSAVAALQGPDGNVLLLGSLGLGTPRLSADLDTLAGWYETAGAPWFLAYGPEQQVFADYTRHLGQRLGARDRKAGNVWCSWYAYYEGITEAQLAVDIASLRGLPFDVVQIDDGWETKVGDWYPNAKFPSGMAALAGRVTDVGMVPGLWLAPFIALPDSDTARQRPELLLRDETGRPAVAGYNWGAEYWALDLTKQAARDHVAEMIHRIVHEWGFRYLKLDFINGALAPAARAEGVDREQVYRDALALVRSVAGDDVYLLGSGAVLLPSLGLLDGLRSGPDVAPMWQNYATDDPSDAMARNAVANSVHRLWQAPLAEVDPDVVYFRSRLNLLTEQQLGWLRDLADICGFRGVSDPPGWLSPDELDAMTAYMARRPRIEHLDRYRYAIDGREVDFGPAVNPSATDGLYPIS; translated from the coding sequence ATGGCGCTGCTCGTGGAGCTGGCCGGGCGCACTTTCGCCCTGGAGTTGGGCGGTCCCGGCGCGCCGCAGCCGGTCGAGGGAGGCGTCGTCCTCCCACCCGGCCGGGCGGCCGTGCTGCACAACCTGGGCGACTCGCTGTTCTACCGGCACGGCCAGAACTCGTGGAGCCCGTGCGGATGGCGGCACCTGTCCGAACCTCCGCTGCGCATCGCCGACCCCCGCAGACGCGTCACCGCCGACGACCCCCGGTGGGACGACCCGTACCGCCACCACTCCTCGGCGGTCGCCGCCCTTCAGGGCCCCGACGGAAACGTCCTGCTCCTCGGCTCCCTCGGCCTGGGCACCCCGCGACTGTCCGCCGACCTCGACACCCTGGCCGGCTGGTACGAGACCGCCGGGGCGCCGTGGTTCCTGGCCTACGGACCGGAACAGCAGGTGTTCGCCGACTACACCCGCCACCTCGGGCAGCGGCTCGGGGCCCGGGACCGCAAGGCCGGCAACGTGTGGTGCAGTTGGTACGCGTACTACGAGGGCATCACCGAGGCGCAACTCGCCGTGGACATCGCCTCACTGCGCGGACTGCCCTTCGACGTCGTCCAGATCGACGACGGCTGGGAGACGAAGGTCGGCGACTGGTATCCGAACGCCAAGTTCCCCTCCGGCATGGCCGCGCTGGCCGGGCGCGTCACCGACGTGGGCATGGTCCCCGGTCTGTGGCTGGCGCCGTTCATCGCGCTGCCCGACTCCGACACGGCGAGGCAGCGCCCCGAGCTGCTGCTCCGCGACGAGACCGGCCGACCGGCCGTCGCCGGGTACAACTGGGGCGCCGAATACTGGGCCCTGGACCTCACCAAGCAGGCCGCCCGCGACCATGTCGCCGAGATGATCCACCGCATCGTGCACGAGTGGGGCTTCCGCTATCTCAAGCTCGACTTCATCAACGGCGCGCTCGCGCCCGCGGCCCGCGCCGAAGGAGTCGACCGCGAACAGGTCTACCGCGACGCCCTCGCGCTGGTCCGCTCGGTGGCCGGCGACGATGTCTATCTGCTCGGCAGCGGCGCCGTCCTGCTGCCTTCGCTCGGCCTCCTCGACGGGCTGCGCAGCGGCCCCGACGTGGCACCGATGTGGCAGAACTACGCGACCGACGACCCGTCCGACGCCATGGCCCGCAACGCGGTGGCCAACTCCGTGCACCGGCTGTGGCAGGCACCGCTGGCCGAGGTCGACCCCGATGTCGTGTACTTCCGCAGCCGCCTCAATCTGCTCACCGAGCAGCAGCTCGGATGGCTGCGCGACCTCGCCGACATCTGCGGATTCCGGGGCGTGTCCGACCCGCCCGGCTGGCTCAGCCCCGATGAACTCGACGCCATGACCGCCTACATGGCGCGTCGCCCGCGGATCGAGCACCTGGACCGTTACCGGTACGCCATCGACGGTCGTGAGGTCGATTTCGGGCCCGCTGTCAACCCCTCGGCAACTGACGGGTTGTACCCGATCTCATGA
- a CDS encoding carbohydrate ABC transporter permease: MGRASRRAIAVGRDGRPAPEARRRPRDDRRVAPLFIAPVLIGFAVFYVYPTVRGVWFSLTDYSLLNTPSYVGADNYKHLLHDEQFWNALRVTAYYVVINIVSQTVLALGLAALMHRLTRSAVLRATLLLPWLVPNVTVGLLWAWLLDANLGFANHLLHSMGFGGVSFYSPTWAMPSVALVNTWAYTGYTALLFYAGMLQIPQELYESALVDGAGEIRMFRRITLPLLRPILALVLVVSLIGSFQIFDTVAVVYQGSPIPATRVIYFYIYQQAFGFFHMGYASAVAMVLVVILGLLTFVQLRLLRASRSDLA, encoded by the coding sequence ATGGGCCGGGCATCGCGCCGAGCGATAGCCGTGGGCCGTGACGGGCGACCTGCCCCGGAGGCCCGAAGACGCCCCCGCGATGACCGACGGGTGGCGCCGCTGTTCATCGCGCCGGTCCTGATCGGCTTCGCGGTCTTCTACGTGTACCCGACGGTCCGCGGCGTGTGGTTCTCGCTGACCGACTACAGCCTTCTCAACACGCCGTCCTACGTCGGTGCCGACAACTACAAGCACCTGCTGCACGATGAGCAGTTCTGGAACGCGCTGAGGGTCACCGCCTACTACGTCGTCATCAACATCGTCTCGCAGACCGTGCTCGCCCTCGGGCTCGCGGCGCTGATGCACCGGCTGACGCGCTCAGCCGTACTGCGCGCGACCCTCCTTCTGCCGTGGCTGGTCCCGAACGTCACCGTCGGCCTGCTGTGGGCGTGGCTGCTCGACGCCAATCTGGGGTTCGCCAACCACCTGCTGCACTCGATGGGCTTCGGCGGCGTCTCGTTCTACTCGCCGACCTGGGCGATGCCGTCGGTGGCACTGGTCAACACCTGGGCGTACACCGGATACACCGCGCTGCTGTTCTACGCCGGCATGCTCCAGATCCCGCAGGAGCTCTACGAGAGCGCGCTGGTCGACGGCGCCGGGGAGATCAGGATGTTCCGGCGGATCACCCTGCCGCTGCTGCGCCCGATCCTCGCGCTCGTCCTGGTCGTCTCGCTGATCGGTTCGTTCCAGATCTTCGACACCGTGGCCGTGGTCTACCAGGGCTCGCCCATCCCGGCGACCCGGGTCATCTACTTCTACATCTACCAACAGGCGTTCGGCTTCTTCCACATGGGATACGCCTCCGCCGTGGCCATGGTCCTCGTCGTCATTCTCGGGCTGCTCACCTTTGTGCAACTGCGGCTGCTGCGCGCCTCGCGCTCGGACCTCGCCTAA